The following is a genomic window from Longimicrobiaceae bacterium.
TCGTCCCCAACAGCACCGTCTTCACCCACCTGGAGCCCATCGAGGACCCGCTCTCCTGGGAGGACGAGCCGCTGGAGCGGCGGAGGGGGGAGAGTGGGTGAGTGCGAGGTGGCCCTCACCCGGCGGCCTGAGAGCCGCCATGAGTAGCCCCCGCTGGCGGTACCAGTGGTTATGGGAGTGCTGGTTGTAAAACGTTCTTCATCTTCCCCTCAGCAGGGGGAGTCGGCGAAGGCCGGAGCGCCGCAGGCGCAGAGGCCACGTTGGCCGGCTCCCACTGCGCCGCAAAGCGCGCCGGAGTCTTGTAGCCGAGCGCGCTGTGCGGTCGCACATGGTTGTACTCCAGACGGTAGTGCTCCGCCAGCACCTCTGCCTCCTCGCGCCCGCGGAAGATCTGCTGAC
Proteins encoded in this region:
- a CDS encoding integrase core domain-containing protein; protein product: QQIFRGREEAEVLAEHYRLEYNHVRPHSALGYKTPARFAAQWEPANVASAPAALRPSPTPPAEGKMKNVLQPALP